tccttgattatgctgctggccttgccgaggcagcgtgaagtgtagaacggagacgattaaacactttttcctcacacagagagttgtgagtctgtggaattctctgcctcagagggcggtggaggcaggttcactggatactttcaagagagagctagatagggctcttaaagatagcggagtcagaggatatggggagaaggcaggaacggggtactgattggggatgatcagtcgtggtcacattgaatggcggccagtgctggctcggggccgaatggcctactcctgcacctattgtctattgcctattgtttatagatggagtcaatggaagggaggttagcggAATGGTCTGGGCGGCGTagataactctctgcaatttcttgcggtcttgaatggagctgttcccgaaccgtGCTGGGatgcatctgtagacgttggtgagGGGTGATGAGGGACATGCTGAACCTCCTGAGCCTCCTAAGGAAGTTGGTGTGCTTTTGTGATGTGCTTCTGGTTTCCAAACCTGAGAGGGTGATTTTCTTTGTTGTTGCACTGACTCCATTCATGCTCCCTCCCCTCTATTTTCCACCTGTCTTGCCTGTTTCCATTCCATTACTGCGTCCAGTTCCGGATCACAAAATATCGGGACTACCACTCCAGCTCGGATTATGACTCTGATTCCGATGAGTCCCAGGAGCGGGAGGTGAAGCTGAGAGAGGTAAGAGACAGCCTCCACCAATGCCAGACTCCCAGAGCAGGAGAAAAACAAAGTGCTTTTGCTTTGGAAAAAAAccccaccaagtgctggagtaactcagcaggtccggcagcatccctggagaacatagatctgTGGAATATATTGCCATGgacatcattgggtatttttaaagcagagattgtaaGATTCTtgagagtgtcaaaggttacgaggaggaggcaggagaatggggttgagagggaaagagagatcagcaatgattgaatggcagagtagactcaatgggctgaatggcctaatgcccctgtcccacctaggcgattATTTAGGGGACTAGGCTGTCGGCACATGGTCACCGGgggggtcgtgagtcgtctcctcagtcgcccaaagaatcgtaggatttttctggtcgccgctggattttgaaatgttctaaactTGTCGGCGACTGTGGGTTTggcgccaatgagcatagcttgacttctcctgacgtaggttggcgccaggatgacgtaggttggtgCCAGGAGCTgacttccattggcgactacctacgtcaaccagagacaggtaccggcgactgaattgtcttaccttgtcgtagcttgtcgcaggtggacgcaGGTGTGGTcgcaggtggacgtcctaatgggtcgccggttgtcggtagcttgccgtagcttgccgtcgactaggtggttggttgtggtagacattgtcgtggggtgggggggggtccagtcgcggtTTCTCggagacctgctacgactatgacagtcgccccaAAAAaactcgccaaagtgggacaggcccataatgctgctcccatgtcttatggcTTATGTCTTAGCTTTACAAGACAATTAGTTAGGCTGCActtctgtgcagttctggtcaccgcacTGTAAGAAGGGCATGGTTGCACTGGAGTGACTGCAGAGGGCGATACCTGGGTTGTAGGCAAAGATACtagggtattttgttggttcacatgatcaatggtgttttatcatgaatgttttattattattaatgtttagtgttttctgagtcattcgtaactgtcactgtatgtcatgttgttacttgtgggcggagcaccaaggcaaattccttgtatgtgaatacttggccaataaacttacttacttacttactttcttcaGAGTGAGCCCTGAAGACTTCTTTCTCCTTGCCTTGCAGAGGATGGGCGAGCTGGTGATGAAGCTGCTGGGCCGAGAGCTGCAGCCGTCCTGCCGGCTGGCCGGGCTGGAGACGGTTCGCATCCTGAGCCGGGACAAGCAGGCGCTGGCGCCGTTCTCAGGCCGAGGCGGGATGGGGACGCTGGCGCGGCTGGCGGGGCTGGAGGGTGGCGGGGACGAGGAGGACGGGGAGAGGAGGCCGCCCGACGCCGAGGTGGCGTGCGAGGCCCTGCAGTGCCTGTGCAACACCGTGTACAACAGCCCCGCCGCCCGGGACGCGGCCGAGCAGCTGCGGCTGCTTCGAGGCCTGGCCGCCCACCTCAAACGCGGGGCCCGGGACAGGCCCGGAGCTGGACCCGGAGCCGGCGGCCTCCCCGACCCCCGCTTCTACGAGCTCCGCCTCATGTTCCTCCTGACGGCGCTGAGCGTCGACGCCCGGCTGCAGCTCGGCCGCCAGCTCCGAGGCCTGGCGCTGCTCACCGCCGCGCTGGAGGCCGCGCTGGGCCTGGGGTCGGGGGCCGGGGACGGCGAGGCCgtggtggtgatgatgatgatgggggaggagggggaggaagaggaggaggaggaggaggaggaggagatgggggaggccgctgctgccgccgccgggcCGCGCCACAGGCCGCTCAGGCGCCACGACACCGAGCGCGCCATGGAGGTGCTGAAGATCCTCTTCAACATCACCTTCGACACCAACCGGAGGCAGGTGGACGAGGCAAGGAGACGccgcctcccctcctcaccccctggggcggggggtggagggggaagagggtgaaGGGAatagaagggaggggggagatataGGTGtttggagttgggggggggggagtactgggtggagaggagggggtgatgaggtggatggggagaggttggggtgGAGGTGGAAGGGGTGGGTTATGGAATGGAGgagttgaggggaggggagggagatagatggGGACAGGTATgggtggtggggaaggggagggagatgggatatAGCGTGGAGTGGACCGGTtagggaatggggagggagatgaatcggggggggggggggggtagtaagatggaggggggaaggagatggaggaatgtgTATGGGGGTGCAGAGATAGGAGGGGGCGgttgggatggggtggagggcgGGTGGAggggcatctgtagttcctttctacgcaCTCTACCACAGTGCCGCCACTGGGAAAGGGGTTCTGACCCtctaccctatctaagcctcccataattttatatacttctatcaggtctcccctcaacctctgacgcgccagagaaaacaatccaagtttgtccaacctctctttacagCCAATTTTTGATCCTTCAATAAAACTTCTAGCTAAACCTCAATGGCTTGTCAGCCTCAATGGCTTGTCAACGTCAATGGCTTGTCAACGTCAATGGCTTGTCAACGTCAATGGTTTGTCAATCTTAATGGCTTGTCAATCTCAATGGCTTGTCAATCTCAATGGCTTGTCAACGTCAATGATTTGTCAATCTCAATGGTTTGTCAATCTCTATGGCTTGTCAATCTCAATGGCTTGTCAATCTCAATGGCTTGTCAATCTCAATGGCTTGTCAACCTCAATGGTTTGTCAATCTCAATGGCTTGTCAACCTCAATGGCTTGTCAGCCTCTATGGCTTGGCAACCACAATGGCTAGTCAGCCTCTATGGCCTTCGTAGTGAAACTAGCGCCCTGTGTTCTTAATGTGACAGTCCACTACTATAAAGGTGTCCATAATAACGAGGGTTTATGGTACTGTATTTCTTGAGGGGTATTGCTCATCGTCTGACTTCTTGCATTCTAACTTTGTGCCTGCAGGAGGAGGCGGCTCTCTACCGCCACCTGGCAGTTGTCCTCCGCCACTGCCTGCTGACTCACACGGAGAGCAAGGAGAGGACACAGGAGTTCCATGGGTAAGCCTCAACTGATCAAAGCTGTCTGAGCTTGGAGCTGCCACCTCTTGCCCCACAGCACTCAAGGAAGGGGCAAACGGTGGTGCGGGTGCAGCGGGTAGGGCAGCTGCCAcattgggcggcatggtgacacaggggtagagttgttgccttacagcgccagagaccaaggttcgatcctgactacggctgccgtttgtgtggagtttgcacgttctccctgtgaccacgtgggtttcctctgggtgccccggtttcccccccacattccaaaggatgactaggggccacagtcttagaattccctgccacagagggcagtggaggccaaatcactggatggattctgccttccttctccccatatcccttgattgtgctagcccctagatctctacctaactctcttttaaattatccagtgaattggcctccactgccttttgtggcagggaattccacaaattcacaactctctgggtgaaaatgtttttttctcatctcagttttcagttttattcttagactgtggcccctagttctggactcccccaacattgggaacatttttcctgcatccagcttgtccagtccttttataattttatatgtttctgtaagatcccctctctttctataagatcccctctcaaacgTAACTCATCAagaacaggaaaaatgttcccaatgttgggcgagtccagaaccaggagccacacagtcttagaataaaggggaggtcatttaagactgaggtgcgaaaaagctttttcacccagagagttgtgaatttatggaattccctgccacagagggcagtggaggccaaatcactggatggatttaagagagagttagatagagctctagggtctagtggtgtcaagggatatggggagaaggcaggcacgggttattgattggggacgatcagccatgatcacaatgaatggcggtgctggctcgaagggccgaatggcctcctcctgcacctattttctatgtttctatgtttttttgttttgttttaaatgttattagaagtaagtacagtggaTAATCTAtttgataatctccctcctgctctctctTCTTGCTTATTTCTTTTCCTGACTATCTCTTTTCCCTTTTTATTTACACACACTACACTTTTctctattctttactatctctttctttcttatttctctctttaaaaaaaataaaaaatgaagttgtacagagaatgtattatgttaatatatatttggcacttgtaaaaaggtaccactgtatggaAAGATACAagctgttggagaaactcagattCTCAGGGAGTatctgctggagaacatggataggtgacgttttcggtctggacctttcttcagactgatcctgacccgaaacgccatctatccaggttctccagggatgctgcctgacccgctgagtttctccaatagcTTGTATCTTTCCATAGAACTAGAGCAAACAggcgatcaatggtcggcgtggactcggttggccgaagagtGCGTTTCCATGCCGTGCTTCTAAAGTCAAAAAAAAAAACTCTCTGAGTTTAAATTCCTCAGTGGCCCTGGTGGGATTTGAACCTGTGTCTCCAGAACAATGTCTAACCCTGCCCTGTAGATGGTAGTTCCAGACCCAAACCACTCGTGGGGATGATCTGGGATGTGGAGATTTAAGGGCTCGTGTCTGAATCAGGCTCCAAATGTTTTTGAATTCTTGGTACAGATTGCAGCAGGTAGACCGATCAAGTGCCATCAAACTTTGGTCACCCAGATacaggaaaggtttagtttagtttagaaacagcgcggaaacaggccc
This DNA window, taken from Amblyraja radiata isolate CabotCenter1 chromosome 38, sAmbRad1.1.pri, whole genome shotgun sequence, encodes the following:
- the LOC116966806 gene encoding synembryn-A-like; its protein translation is MELEALMDILQNGEQDAIQQALLDFNKEYAQCFFFNAEARERRKFRITKYRDYHSSSDYDSDSDESQEREVKLRERMGELVMKLLGRELQPSCRLAGLETVRILSRDKQALAPFSGRGGMGTLARLAGLEGGGDEEDGERRPPDAEVACEALQCLCNTVYNSPAARDAAEQLRLLRGLAAHLKRGARDRPGAGPGAGGLPDPRFYELRLMFLLTALSVDARLQLGRQLRGLALLTAALEAALGLGSGAGDGEAVVVMMMMGEEGEEEEEEEEEEEMGEAAAAAAGPRHRPLRRHDTERAMEVLKILFNITFDTNRRQVDEEEAALYRHLAVVLRHCLLTHTESKERTQEFHGHTVNLLVNLPLACLDVLLTPRVEPGSVEYMGLNMDAVAILLDFLDKRLDRGLKLRETLTPVLSLLTESARFHRETRKFLRSRVLPPLRDVRNRPEVGETLRNKLVRLMTHINTDVKHCAADFLFVLCKENGERAPSRGRGRG